From a single Alloactinosynnema sp. L-07 genomic region:
- a CDS encoding type II toxin-antitoxin system Phd/YefM family antitoxin: MSEHAHWQVQEAKQRFSEVLRAVEREGPQTITRHGEDVAVLIDIREYRRLSGRTGDFIEHLMAFPKSDDMDEVDVFDEIEAERKNDLPRATDFEIELGLADGAAQ, from the coding sequence ATGTCAGAACACGCGCACTGGCAGGTTCAGGAGGCAAAGCAGCGCTTTAGCGAGGTGCTGCGCGCCGTCGAGCGGGAAGGGCCGCAGACGATTACCAGACATGGCGAGGACGTCGCGGTGCTGATCGACATTCGGGAGTACCGTCGCCTCAGCGGTCGGACGGGCGACTTCATCGAGCATCTGATGGCGTTCCCCAAGAGTGACGACATGGATGAAGTCGATGTCTTCGACGAGATCGAGGCCGAGCGTAAGAACGACCTGCCCCGCGCGACGGACTTCGAGATCGAACTCGGTCTGGCCGACGGGGCAGCACAGTGA
- a CDS encoding TIGR02679 family protein: protein MDTDRLHRLLGNPDLAWLVDRVRARLEKTAPLTGTVTLPNARPEQRRAVELLLGRRAGRGTSVSVSLDELDGLLRTGGIAPEGLGQAVRVLLGDIRDIAAEQSTARAAWAAAFAPADALVRGRPDLHRWLDWLTATGLVRRLAPEPDQAADLLLKAVRVIEALPSPGIALGRLAADRAGGAHALDDGQPLATVVLAAARVLAGTNPTGAGNAAERRTAWSAVGVHRDDLSSTVLCAGLPGSGESFVGRVLGLARAAGEPCVVTLRQLVRGSPQLGVGEGRVWVCENPIVVATAADELGPACPPLVCLAGQPSAAAVELLTLLATQGADFGYHGDFDWGGVSIANTLSRHITWRPWRFDAGTYELAVRAHGGEELRGSPVTAAWDPGLRPALVRGARKFEEELFLSDLIADLRLDADGRMG, encoded by the coding sequence ATGGATACCGACCGCCTGCACCGGCTGCTGGGCAACCCGGACCTCGCGTGGCTGGTCGACCGGGTCCGCGCCCGCCTGGAGAAGACCGCGCCGCTGACCGGCACGGTCACACTCCCGAACGCTCGCCCTGAACAGCGTCGAGCGGTCGAGCTGCTGCTCGGCCGTCGCGCGGGTCGGGGAACCTCCGTGTCGGTCTCCCTTGATGAACTGGACGGCCTGCTGCGCACGGGCGGCATCGCACCTGAAGGTCTTGGGCAGGCGGTGCGGGTCCTGCTCGGCGACATCCGGGACATCGCCGCCGAACAGTCCACCGCCCGAGCCGCGTGGGCGGCGGCTTTCGCCCCAGCGGACGCCTTGGTGCGCGGACGCCCGGATCTGCACCGCTGGCTGGACTGGTTGACCGCAACCGGGCTGGTTCGCCGACTCGCCCCGGAGCCCGATCAGGCCGCCGACCTGCTGCTCAAGGCAGTGCGAGTCATCGAGGCGCTGCCCTCACCGGGCATCGCCCTCGGGAGACTCGCCGCGGATCGAGCTGGTGGCGCACACGCCCTTGACGATGGGCAACCGCTGGCCACGGTCGTCCTCGCGGCAGCGCGGGTCCTCGCGGGCACGAATCCGACCGGCGCGGGCAACGCCGCTGAACGTCGCACCGCGTGGTCGGCTGTCGGTGTCCATCGGGATGACCTCTCGTCCACCGTGCTGTGCGCAGGGCTGCCAGGGAGCGGCGAGTCCTTCGTGGGTCGGGTCTTGGGCCTGGCCAGGGCTGCGGGGGAACCGTGCGTGGTGACGCTGCGGCAGCTTGTGCGAGGCAGCCCCCAACTGGGCGTCGGCGAAGGCCGGGTGTGGGTCTGCGAGAACCCCATCGTCGTCGCCACCGCCGCGGACGAACTGGGACCGGCCTGCCCGCCACTGGTTTGTCTAGCCGGCCAACCGTCCGCCGCGGCGGTGGAACTGCTGACCCTGCTCGCGACCCAAGGCGCCGACTTCGGCTACCACGGCGACTTCGACTGGGGCGGCGTCAGCATCGCCAACACCTTGTCGCGTCACATCACGTGGCGGCCTTGGCGGTTCGACGCGGGAACCTACGAACTCGCGGTCCGCGCACACGGCGGTGAGGAACTGCGGGGATCGCCGGTGACCGCGGCCTGGGACCCCGGCCTGCGGCCGGCGTTGGTACGGGGTGCGCGCAAGTTCGAGGAAGAACTCTTCCTGTCCGACCTGATAGCCGACCTTAGGCTGGACGCGGATGGGCGAATGGGTTGA
- a CDS encoding carbonic anhydrase family protein, translated as MISRRLLVLAAVLALPGLVLTAGGSVAQSLPRQSPINITAAALRADWPSSPLRIDYGWTDVSLEYVSRDGDRAVRGEEETEQGMVEPGAGRVALAGVRYDLVQFHFHTPAEHRFGGLAAPMELHLVHRDATGKLLVIGVPLVVGGGGSTVDTVLRTLAPECGPAVAVGRIDLNGLLPAERSSLRYDGSLTTAPFTEGVRWVLMREKHVAAATVARFQELFADGNSRQAQPLNGRGVHIEPDVW; from the coding sequence GTGATCAGTCGTCGTTTGCTCGTTCTTGCCGCCGTACTCGCTCTACCTGGTCTGGTGCTGACCGCAGGTGGGTCGGTCGCCCAATCACTGCCGAGGCAGAGTCCGATCAACATCACCGCCGCCGCGCTGCGCGCGGACTGGCCGTCGTCGCCACTGCGGATCGACTACGGGTGGACCGATGTCTCCCTTGAGTACGTGAGCAGAGACGGCGATCGCGCTGTCCGTGGCGAGGAGGAGACCGAGCAGGGCATGGTCGAGCCCGGCGCGGGGCGGGTCGCGCTGGCGGGCGTCCGGTATGACCTGGTCCAGTTCCATTTCCACACCCCGGCCGAACACCGGTTCGGCGGTCTCGCCGCACCGATGGAGTTGCATCTGGTGCATCGGGACGCGACCGGGAAGCTCTTGGTGATCGGGGTTCCGCTGGTGGTCGGCGGTGGCGGCTCCACTGTGGACACCGTGTTGCGTACCCTCGCGCCGGAGTGTGGGCCTGCGGTGGCGGTGGGGCGGATCGATTTGAACGGGCTGCTGCCCGCCGAGCGCTCGTCGCTGCGCTATGACGGGTCGCTCACCACGGCGCCGTTCACTGAGGGGGTGCGGTGGGTGTTGATGCGGGAGAAGCACGTCGCCGCGGCGACGGTGGCGCGGTTCCAGGAGCTGTTCGCCGACGGGAACTCTCGGCAGGCCCAGCCGCTCAACGGGCGCGGTGTCCACATCGAGCCCGATGTCTGGTAA
- a CDS encoding type II toxin-antitoxin system VapC family toxin gives MTYLLDTNVLSEWRKAEPDAGVADWFARVHVDDLYISVVTIGEIRRGISRLQHRSAHRQAAQYESWLAATKDKFADRVIPIDADIAEEWGHDSSRHLTPMADALIAATARVRGWTVVTRNVKDFEPTGVRLLNPFAHPRPA, from the coding sequence GTGACCTACCTGCTCGACACGAACGTCCTCTCGGAGTGGCGCAAGGCCGAGCCCGACGCCGGAGTGGCCGACTGGTTCGCGCGCGTCCACGTCGATGACCTCTACATCAGTGTCGTCACCATCGGCGAGATCCGGCGGGGCATCTCACGGCTCCAACATCGATCGGCTCACCGCCAGGCGGCGCAGTACGAATCGTGGCTGGCGGCGACGAAAGACAAGTTCGCCGACCGCGTCATCCCGATCGACGCCGACATCGCCGAAGAGTGGGGTCACGATAGCTCGCGGCATCTGACGCCGATGGCTGATGCGTTGATCGCGGCGACCGCGCGGGTTCGGGGCTGGACTGTGGTCACCCGCAACGTCAAGGACTTCGAACCGACCGGCGTTCGCCTGCTCAACCCATTCGCCCATCCGCGTCCAGCCTAA